The Brasilonema sennae CENA114 genome includes a region encoding these proteins:
- a CDS encoding RAMP superfamily CRISPR-associated protein: MHKRFVNHCTINVTLIPDGPILIKSGKEGADPTKPDMEFVETYHAGGRSIYLPGSSLKGAIRAHAERIVRTVGKDKRDSNNWNLLWANDPLNDKYDYLQNKSPSDIYKLSSFTDKMFGNTSIASRVRIEDAYPDKSQPLKIEERNGVAIDRVFGSVAVGPFNYQVCTAGEFHTKIHLKNFTLAQLGLIGLVLRDLDDGWFGLGFAKSRGLGTVQVKLNKAVVQYPGCILSEDKQQICALGSEKKWSKTFLLGAGEFLELQEAQLYGFPTQDHQDTPVAAQEMDLGFGVQLTWREGTVKDLFERSVKSWSHLLVGAK; this comes from the coding sequence ATGCATAAAAGATTTGTTAACCACTGCACAATTAATGTAACCTTAATTCCTGATGGTCCAATTCTGATCAAATCTGGTAAAGAAGGTGCAGATCCAACTAAGCCGGATATGGAATTTGTAGAAACCTATCATGCTGGAGGACGTTCTATATATTTGCCAGGAAGCAGTTTAAAAGGAGCAATTCGCGCTCATGCAGAACGTATTGTTAGAACGGTAGGTAAAGACAAGCGCGATTCTAATAACTGGAATTTGCTTTGGGCTAATGACCCATTAAATGATAAATATGATTATCTGCAAAATAAATCACCTAGCGATATTTACAAACTCTCTTCTTTTACAGACAAAATGTTTGGTAACACTTCCATCGCCAGCCGAGTCAGAATAGAAGATGCTTATCCTGATAAATCTCAACCACTAAAAATTGAAGAACGCAATGGAGTTGCAATTGACCGAGTATTTGGTTCTGTCGCAGTCGGTCCATTCAATTATCAAGTTTGCACTGCTGGGGAATTCCATACCAAAATTCATTTAAAAAACTTCACTCTTGCGCAGTTAGGTTTAATTGGTTTAGTCTTGCGAGATTTAGATGATGGTTGGTTTGGCTTAGGTTTTGCTAAATCTCGTGGTTTGGGTACAGTACAGGTGAAGTTAAATAAAGCTGTTGTCCAATATCCTGGATGTATTTTATCGGAAGATAAACAACAAATTTGTGCTTTGGGTAGTGAGAAAAAATGGTCTAAGACTTTCCTCTTAGGTGCTGGAGAGTTTTTAGAACTTCAAGAAGCACAATTATATGGCTTCCCCACACAAGATCATCAAGATACTCCAGTTGCAGCCCAAGAAATGGATTTGGGTTTTGGAGTACAACTCACCTGGCGAGAAGGTACAGTCAAAGATTTGTTTGAGCGTTCTGTCAAATCTTGGAGTCATTTACTGGTGGGCGCTAAATGA
- the csx7 gene encoding CRISPR-associated RAMP protein Csx7, whose product MFDIFKNRLEITGKLTTITALRISAGRSTEPIGSDLPVIKDALGRPLIPGSSFKGAMRSRVESFLRGIVGNNRKLVANPANEDEWSITSKEISDFKETIKNFKPGEKEEQLHKYIVENTDLASHLFGSPWLASKFQVRDLTIVPDTWFGQYQERDGVAIDRDTETAADGKLYDFQVVPAGTQFEFQAVVENAEEWELGLLMIGLHQFETEQVPLGGGRSRGLGVVKLDINEMLWFDYPEDQPELLLDYLKKLVMGDKSAYEDARDFKDHWVQKLIEHIQTKVPKKNNTEAKR is encoded by the coding sequence ATGTTCGACATTTTTAAAAACCGCCTGGAAATCACAGGCAAACTAACCACAATAACAGCATTACGTATTAGTGCAGGACGTTCCACCGAACCAATTGGTTCTGATTTACCTGTCATTAAAGACGCTTTAGGTAGACCATTAATACCAGGTTCTAGCTTTAAGGGTGCAATGCGATCGCGCGTAGAAAGTTTCCTCCGTGGTATCGTCGGAAATAACCGCAAACTGGTTGCAAATCCCGCAAACGAGGATGAATGGTCGATTACATCTAAAGAGATATCTGACTTCAAAGAAACTATTAAAAACTTCAAACCAGGAGAAAAAGAAGAACAGCTACATAAATATATAGTAGAAAATACAGATTTAGCTTCTCACCTTTTTGGTTCTCCCTGGCTCGCCAGTAAATTCCAAGTCCGAGATTTAACCATAGTACCTGATACCTGGTTTGGACAATACCAAGAAAGAGATGGTGTCGCCATAGACAGAGATACAGAAACAGCCGCAGATGGTAAACTCTACGATTTCCAAGTCGTTCCTGCTGGAACACAGTTTGAGTTTCAGGCTGTGGTGGAGAATGCTGAAGAATGGGAACTGGGATTGTTGATGATTGGTTTGCACCAGTTTGAAACAGAACAGGTACCTTTGGGTGGTGGGCGATCGCGCGGATTAGGCGTTGTTAAACTGGACATTAACGAGATGCTTTGGTTTGACTATCCTGAAGACCAACCTGAGCTATTACTAGATTATCTCAAAAAATTGGTTATGGGAGACAAGAGTGCTTATGAAGATGCACGGGATTTTAAAGACCATTGGGTACAAAAGTTAATTGAACATATTCAGACTAAAGTACCGAAGAAAAATAACACGGAAGCGAAGAGGTAA
- a CDS encoding putative CRISPR-associated protein → MPRLVISTVGTSLLTNQIDREFEKNYYDTLRDTVNCTREEIDRYDEDVKDIIDTLKKRAEEELNGDLDDIREASAELNGIYGLYDKEIEKGKEDTHLLITTDTAQGRVAAEILENFLKQKGLNSTSTYFPVGFSLSSSDTFSEGIASLFSYLQEIIVSSKHSQHQICFNLVGSFKAIQGYFNTIGMFYADEIIYVFEGSNEVIKIPKLPVQVDKSIIEPYKVQLAMMNVGDILKSSSEAQKVPNEWVLVDGQEMTLSTWGKLLWSQCKDYFLSQENLLNFPYIEYAQSFIEDYKNDKNKRAEEKIKLQETLARCSCLLTKKIDGVSALRQDGIIRLRRYEGKHKQIDHFDLPKDRRVSCIAKNNTLYLRHYGEHDYVNNNP, encoded by the coding sequence ATGCCTCGATTAGTCATTTCTACGGTTGGTACAAGTTTACTGACTAATCAAATTGATAGAGAATTTGAAAAAAACTACTACGACACTTTACGAGATACAGTCAATTGTACCCGTGAAGAAATTGATAGGTATGATGAAGATGTTAAAGATATAATTGACACATTAAAAAAAAGAGCCGAAGAAGAACTTAATGGTGATCTTGACGATATTAGAGAAGCTAGTGCTGAATTGAATGGTATTTATGGCTTGTATGACAAAGAAATAGAAAAAGGCAAAGAAGATACTCATCTACTAATTACCACTGATACTGCACAGGGTAGAGTTGCTGCTGAAATTTTAGAGAATTTTCTAAAACAAAAAGGATTGAATAGTACCAGTACTTACTTCCCTGTTGGCTTTTCTTTGAGCAGTAGTGATACTTTTTCGGAAGGAATTGCAAGTTTATTTTCTTATCTTCAAGAAATTATCGTTTCATCTAAACATAGTCAGCATCAAATTTGTTTTAATCTCGTAGGCAGCTTCAAAGCTATACAAGGTTATTTTAATACTATTGGAATGTTTTATGCTGATGAAATAATTTATGTTTTTGAAGGCTCAAATGAAGTGATAAAAATTCCTAAGCTTCCTGTACAAGTTGATAAATCAATTATTGAGCCTTATAAAGTTCAACTTGCTATGATGAATGTTGGCGACATCCTTAAATCTTCGTCTGAGGCGCAAAAAGTTCCAAACGAATGGGTTTTAGTAGACGGTCAAGAAATGACCTTATCAACATGGGGAAAACTTCTTTGGAGTCAGTGTAAAGATTACTTTCTTTCACAAGAAAATTTGCTTAATTTTCCTTATATAGAGTATGCGCAGAGTTTTATAGAGGATTACAAAAACGATAAAAATAAAAGAGCAGAAGAAAAAATAAAATTACAGGAAACTCTTGCTCGTTGTTCATGTTTACTTACTAAAAAGATAGACGGTGTTAGTGCATTAAGACAAGATGGAATTATTAGGTTACGTAGATATGAAGGTAAGCATAAACAAATTGACCATTTTGACTTGCCAAAAGACCGACGTGTAAGTTGTATCGCGAAAAATAATACTCTTTACCTTCGACATTACGGAGAACATGATTATGTCAACAACAACCCATAA
- the csx10 gene encoding CRISPR-associated RAMP protein Csx10 → MKRINLEIKALSPLAIGRQKPGGSVSEAQTYIPGSVIRGAVAAHILKQANTSISEGDNFHELFLGENPAIFQNAYPATIEGDKSTRVQPEVKVVPATALSSKTKSGFKSKPNDPKHNGVFDTLIDRFCADRYNHLYDPNCPTDGERVDAFKGFYSQLKGKYYSHSITTRLLTRVGINRRRSTSEERVLYSIEVLNESQDNRKKPVTYTGGILVVDELAESLERFINNHKEDLRLGGATSRGLGRVKITANPHVEIKSKVTNQIKQFNDKLHQRWLEWNQIFGNSLQDLLENRTYFTIDLQADAILSENWRRTTVISREMLQQFTGVSDTSLQLHAAYSSYDYLSGWNSAWGLMKDVELITEKGSVYLFSTTEKDLWLKALEDLEVKGVGDRTCEGFGSLQICNDFHLVLREEAV, encoded by the coding sequence ATGAAACGAATTAATTTGGAAATAAAAGCACTGTCTCCCTTAGCGATTGGACGACAAAAACCAGGGGGAAGCGTTAGTGAAGCCCAGACATATATTCCCGGTTCTGTTATTCGCGGTGCAGTTGCAGCTCATATTTTGAAGCAGGCTAATACATCTATTAGTGAAGGTGACAATTTTCATGAGTTATTTTTGGGTGAAAATCCGGCAATATTTCAAAATGCCTATCCCGCAACTATTGAGGGAGATAAGTCCACTAGAGTGCAGCCAGAAGTCAAGGTTGTACCTGCTACTGCTTTAAGTTCTAAAACTAAGTCAGGTTTTAAGTCCAAACCAAATGATCCAAAACATAACGGTGTTTTTGATACGTTGATTGACCGTTTTTGTGCTGATCGCTATAATCATCTCTACGATCCTAATTGTCCTACTGATGGAGAAAGAGTTGACGCATTCAAAGGTTTCTATAGCCAACTCAAAGGCAAATATTACAGTCACTCTATAACGACTCGTTTGTTAACACGAGTTGGTATTAATCGACGTCGATCAACTTCAGAAGAACGGGTACTCTATAGCATTGAAGTTTTAAACGAATCTCAAGATAACAGAAAAAAACCTGTTACATATACAGGAGGGATTCTCGTAGTAGATGAATTAGCGGAATCTCTAGAAAGATTCATTAATAATCATAAAGAAGACCTACGTTTAGGTGGTGCAACTTCACGAGGATTAGGAAGAGTCAAAATAACTGCAAACCCACATGTAGAAATCAAGTCAAAAGTAACTAACCAGATAAAGCAGTTTAATGACAAATTACATCAACGCTGGCTTGAGTGGAATCAGATATTTGGTAATTCTTTACAAGATTTACTGGAAAATCGTACCTATTTCACTATCGATTTACAAGCCGATGCAATTTTGAGTGAAAACTGGCGACGGACTACTGTTATTTCACGGGAAATGCTTCAGCAATTTACAGGGGTTAGTGATACATCTCTACAACTTCACGCTGCTTATAGCAGCTATGATTATCTTTCTGGCTGGAATTCAGCTTGGGGACTAATGAAAGATGTAGAGTTGATTACTGAGAAGGGTTCTGTATATTTATTTAGCACAACAGAAAAAGATTTGTGGCTCAAGGCTTTGGAAGATTTGGAAGTAAAAGGAGTAGGCGATCGCACTTGTGAAGGTTTCGGAAGTTTGCAAATCTGCAACGATTTTCATCTGGTATTGAGAGAGGAAGCAGTATGA
- a CDS encoding RAMP superfamily CRISPR-associated protein: MINLQELSNSITSYQITALIDTALCIGAGGSSGSLADKPIVRNSEGNLLIPASQLKGRLRHECEKIARGLCWKICYSPNPQTMCPQRAGLTGNFERSEYQLKNYEEQHHCLICQIFGNPALQSRAIFDDLICTEEPDNLPEVVRPGVTINRRRRIAEEQKLYFLETSPANAQLKFTGHIHLSGAPVYAAALILAGLRHINALGGSKSAGLGWLHWKFPALALEQEAWDFLAKGGVQ, encoded by the coding sequence ATGATTAATCTTCAAGAACTATCAAACTCCATCACTTCATATCAAATTACAGCACTCATTGACACGGCTTTGTGTATTGGTGCAGGTGGTTCTTCTGGTTCACTCGCAGATAAACCAATAGTTCGCAACTCGGAAGGAAACTTACTTATTCCAGCTTCTCAACTCAAAGGTCGTTTGCGTCATGAATGTGAAAAAATTGCTAGAGGGTTATGTTGGAAAATCTGTTATTCTCCTAATCCGCAAACCATGTGTCCTCAAAGAGCAGGGTTAACTGGTAACTTTGAGCGAAGCGAATATCAACTAAAAAATTACGAGGAGCAGCATCATTGTCTAATTTGTCAAATATTTGGGAATCCAGCATTACAATCTCGTGCCATATTTGATGATCTGATCTGCACTGAAGAACCAGATAATTTGCCAGAAGTGGTGCGTCCAGGTGTCACCATCAACCGCCGTCGCCGCATCGCCGAAGAACAAAAACTTTACTTTTTGGAAACCTCTCCTGCAAACGCCCAACTCAAGTTTACAGGACATATTCACCTATCTGGTGCGCCAGTCTATGCGGCGGCATTAATTTTAGCTGGGCTGCGACACATAAATGCTTTGGGTGGGAGTAAATCAGCGGGTTTGGGTTGGTTGCATTGGAAATTCCCGGCTTTAGCTTTGGAACAGGAAGCATGGGATTTTTTAGCAAAAGGAGGTGTGCAATGA
- the cas10 gene encoding type III-B CRISPR-associated protein Cas10/Cmr2 has protein sequence MTNSQHSITTAISWCLAWGDKRQPKFDIAVLKQMRQALNDGKDVPEEVRSLVEQVKELQGIDKDYFPATLDELKSKYSELWNQTTRIGLVYGGATKIKQYMFESSKIQDIRGASALLDRINLIDLSAFFHKNPQSSKSYTIECTQVREWLDENFSTDYKLSEVLIPELIIYSTGGNILAFCPAAFVDDLANAIEKRYTEETLTANSCAVGDTFRLLELSFGLLREPIENTLWLDWYRQEYKKPLVQAYFGYPNNDAEIFEVFKNRKSFNELTTKLAILFNQRRSGYDFSGRPSRRYPPMFETHPYLMRDGGEHRSAVMIVQPPDLPRESHFSEASARKHLVGYRAKKGKAELPTWYKNSHLTWKSIRVEGWIDKFNSFLNKNPSLKEKYYGNLTLDNIEIPQSLSHIANASKGFVAYIYADGNNMGGYIQKILTAQKYQEFSQDVELATQYAVYQALAEKLNPHELRNLNDEESTLENGELVHPFEIITIGGDDIILIVPANKALEIAQFIGERFDKILLKEVPLVENPTAEEKIKGCYKIKTPEQPIDLKKCHRYKPTEATPSQCQLSTSIGVLITAYNTPIYYAKDLTEQLLKSAKERAKKLKEAGYYGGTVDFLTLKSVTMISSNIKEFREQALTKNLRSKLKLYAAPYTLHELRGFLTAISALKKANFPKSQLYQIRTLLERGKHTAILNYRYFRVRLKEGKKELQEQFEEAWCQPKDENNGGNLAPWMYDDGALEYDKSDYPLFETIWREMVELYEFIEEIPDSELSELLSVGTEL, from the coding sequence ATGACAAATTCTCAACACAGCATCACAACAGCTATTAGCTGGTGTTTGGCTTGGGGAGACAAGCGACAACCCAAGTTTGATATAGCTGTTTTAAAGCAAATGCGACAGGCTTTGAATGATGGAAAAGATGTCCCAGAAGAGGTGCGATCGCTTGTCGAACAAGTAAAGGAACTACAAGGAATTGATAAAGATTATTTTCCAGCAACTCTAGATGAATTAAAGAGCAAGTATTCTGAATTATGGAATCAGACTACTCGCATTGGCTTAGTTTACGGTGGGGCTACCAAAATTAAGCAATACATGTTTGAGTCCTCAAAAATTCAAGATATTCGTGGTGCATCTGCCTTACTGGATCGGATAAATCTGATTGATTTATCTGCTTTTTTTCACAAAAATCCTCAGTCATCCAAGAGTTATACTATTGAGTGCACTCAAGTTAGGGAATGGCTTGATGAAAATTTTTCCACTGACTACAAACTCTCAGAGGTACTGATTCCAGAACTCATTATTTATTCTACGGGTGGTAACATTCTCGCATTTTGTCCGGCTGCTTTTGTAGATGATTTAGCTAATGCAATTGAAAAACGCTACACTGAGGAAACTTTAACAGCAAATTCTTGCGCAGTAGGAGATACGTTTAGATTATTAGAACTCAGCTTTGGATTGCTACGAGAACCTATTGAAAATACATTATGGTTAGATTGGTATCGTCAGGAATATAAAAAACCATTAGTTCAAGCTTACTTTGGCTATCCTAATAATGATGCAGAAATATTTGAAGTTTTCAAAAACCGTAAAAGTTTTAATGAACTGACAACCAAATTAGCAATTCTCTTTAATCAGCGTCGTAGTGGATATGACTTTTCTGGTCGTCCCAGTCGTCGCTATCCTCCCATGTTTGAAACCCATCCTTACTTGATGCGTGATGGAGGAGAACATAGATCTGCGGTAATGATTGTCCAACCACCAGATCTACCCAGAGAATCTCATTTTTCGGAAGCTTCGGCTCGCAAACATCTGGTTGGTTATAGAGCCAAAAAGGGAAAAGCAGAGCTGCCTACATGGTACAAAAATTCTCATTTGACATGGAAAAGCATCAGAGTTGAAGGTTGGATAGATAAATTCAATTCATTTCTGAATAAGAATCCCAGTTTAAAAGAAAAATACTATGGAAATTTGACACTTGATAACATTGAAATTCCCCAAAGCCTAAGTCATATTGCCAATGCTAGTAAAGGTTTTGTTGCCTATATCTACGCCGACGGTAATAACATGGGTGGTTATATACAAAAAATTCTGACTGCACAAAAATATCAGGAATTCAGTCAAGATGTGGAATTAGCGACGCAGTATGCAGTTTATCAGGCATTAGCAGAGAAATTAAATCCTCACGAACTGCGAAATCTGAATGATGAAGAGTCTACACTGGAGAACGGTGAATTAGTTCATCCCTTTGAAATCATTACCATTGGTGGTGATGACATTATTCTGATTGTTCCAGCTAATAAAGCTTTGGAAATTGCTCAGTTTATTGGAGAAAGGTTTGATAAAATTCTGCTCAAAGAAGTGCCATTGGTAGAAAACCCAACAGCAGAAGAAAAAATCAAGGGTTGCTATAAAATTAAGACCCCAGAGCAACCCATTGACTTGAAAAAATGTCATCGTTACAAACCTACAGAGGCTACACCTTCTCAATGTCAACTCAGCACGTCAATTGGTGTCTTGATTACCGCATATAACACCCCCATTTACTACGCCAAAGACCTAACAGAACAATTACTAAAATCAGCTAAAGAACGTGCAAAAAAATTGAAGGAAGCTGGATACTATGGTGGAACAGTAGATTTTTTAACTCTCAAATCCGTCACGATGATTTCATCCAATATCAAAGAATTTCGCGAGCAGGCGTTGACGAAAAACCTGAGATCAAAACTCAAGCTATATGCTGCTCCATACACTTTACATGAATTAAGAGGATTTTTAACAGCAATATCAGCTTTGAAAAAAGCTAATTTTCCCAAGTCACAACTCTACCAAATTCGGACTTTATTAGAACGAGGTAAGCATACTGCCATTCTTAACTATCGCTATTTTCGAGTACGGCTGAAGGAAGGTAAAAAAGAATTGCAAGAACAGTTTGAAGAAGCTTGGTGTCAGCCGAAAGACGAAAATAATGGAGGTAATTTAGCCCCGTGGATGTATGACGATGGCGCACTTGAGTATGACAAGTCAGACTATCCTCTTTTTGAAACCATTTGGCGAGAAATGGTAGAACTCTACGAGTTTATAGAAGAAATACCAGATAGTGAATTATCAGAGCTTTTATCTGTGGGGACTGAGTTATGA
- a CDS encoding serine/threonine-protein kinase, producing the protein MLPELNPGTSINSRYQIQRLLGQGGFGRTYLAVDTQRFGDYCVLKEFVPANTAEAVLVKSRELFEREAKTLYQLNHPQIPKFLAWLTEKERIFIVQEYVEGDSYSQLLRDRLSTKRKPFSEAEVIQWLLDLLPVLEYIHQRNIIHRDISPDNVMFSHKLSKPVLIDFGVVKQKFTQILAGDSSKSSYSVAGSVVGKVGYSPPEQIRMGRCYPCSDLYALGVSAIVLLTGKMPRLLIDQSFQWQWKSYVKVSDFVTQILDKMLAERPADRYQSAREVLNLFQSQGLSGGIVTQSPQNVPIHPHPAPRLELPQTKLSEESKQFNQKSQQPRQNTEKANEFQAENTTSIKPEFVEYCRRELTSFVGPFASFVLEDTLNKNPQITPEQLVEVLVEKIPDHRRAQEFKKRLNPPRG; encoded by the coding sequence ATGCTACCAGAGCTAAACCCCGGAACTTCGATTAACAGTCGCTATCAGATTCAAAGACTTCTTGGACAGGGAGGCTTTGGAAGAACTTACTTAGCAGTTGACACTCAACGTTTCGGGGATTATTGCGTCCTCAAAGAATTTGTCCCTGCAAACACAGCAGAAGCCGTACTTGTCAAATCCCGTGAGTTATTCGAGCGTGAAGCGAAAACTTTATACCAACTCAATCATCCCCAGATTCCTAAGTTTCTGGCTTGGTTAACCGAGAAAGAGCGGATATTTATAGTCCAGGAATATGTTGAAGGTGATAGTTACTCTCAACTTTTGCGCGATCGCCTTTCAACAAAACGAAAGCCATTTTCCGAGGCAGAAGTTATTCAGTGGTTATTGGATTTGTTGCCAGTTTTAGAGTATATCCATCAACGCAATATCATTCATCGGGATATTTCACCAGACAATGTGATGTTTTCCCATAAGCTTTCTAAACCTGTACTGATTGACTTTGGAGTGGTTAAGCAAAAATTCACTCAAATTCTGGCGGGTGATTCTTCAAAATCTTCGTACTCTGTTGCTGGTTCAGTAGTTGGAAAAGTAGGTTATTCTCCACCAGAACAGATTCGCATGGGACGTTGCTACCCCTGTAGCGACCTCTATGCACTGGGTGTTTCTGCTATTGTTCTTCTGACTGGAAAAATGCCACGTTTGCTGATAGATCAGTCTTTTCAGTGGCAATGGAAATCTTACGTTAAAGTTAGTGATTTTGTCACTCAGATATTGGATAAAATGCTGGCGGAAAGACCAGCCGACCGTTATCAATCAGCCAGAGAAGTATTGAATCTGTTTCAGTCACAAGGTTTATCTGGTGGTATTGTGACACAATCACCTCAAAACGTACCAATTCATCCTCACCCTGCTCCAAGGCTTGAACTACCACAGACTAAACTGTCTGAAGAAAGTAAACAGTTTAATCAAAAATCACAACAACCCAGGCAAAACACAGAAAAAGCCAACGAATTCCAAGCAGAAAATACGACTAGCATCAAGCCAGAGTTTGTGGAGTATTGTCGGCGAGAACTAACTAGTTTTGTAGGTCCCTTCGCCAGTTTTGTTCTTGAAGACACTTTGAATAAAAATCCACAAATAACACCAGAGCAATTGGTAGAAGTTTTAGTAGAAAAAATTCCTGATCACCGAAGAGCGCAAGAATTTAAAAAGCGCCTTAACCCTCCTCGTGGTTAA
- a CDS encoding peptidoglycan-binding domain-containing protein codes for MSSELQAATTAADAQLSNDLPTLKKGLQTEGVRLLQQILILRYKYKITFDANFGDKTEDAVKDFQRKYNLSQDGIVGVKTWRALGANIA; via the coding sequence ATGTCATCCGAACTTCAAGCTGCAACTACTGCTGCTGATGCCCAACTGTCTAATGATCTGCCAACTCTAAAGAAAGGTCTACAAACTGAAGGAGTTAGATTACTGCAACAAATTCTGATTCTCCGTTACAAATACAAAATTACCTTTGACGCTAACTTCGGTGATAAAACTGAGGATGCAGTCAAGGACTTTCAACGCAAGTATAATCTGAGTCAAGATGGAATTGTTGGTGTAAAAACTTGGCGTGCTCTAGGCGCAAATATTGCCTAA
- a CDS encoding RNA-guided endonuclease InsQ/TnpB family protein: MKISFRPAFLSGIRIRVRAACKMYVNCNNAGMVFVEDLNLVGLSRVILGKDCLDAGFGQFFNILQQTCFKRGVYFQKVDARKTSQICPNCGTETGKKDLCERVHVCSHCGYTTDRDVAAAQVVAIRGLAAVGHTLGEGKFVGIPETQESACL, encoded by the coding sequence TTGAAAATTTCCTTTCGACCTGCTTTTTTGTCTGGGATACGCATTCGTGTTCGCGCTGCCTGTAAAATGTATGTCAACTGCAATAATGCAGGGATGGTGTTTGTTGAAGATCTAAATCTTGTTGGGCTATCTCGCGTAATACTCGGTAAAGATTGCCTTGATGCAGGATTTGGTCAGTTTTTTAATATCTTGCAACAGACATGTTTTAAGCGCGGTGTTTATTTCCAGAAGGTAGATGCTCGTAAGACTAGCCAAATCTGCCCTAACTGCGGAACTGAAACTGGTAAAAAAGATCTTTGTGAACGTGTTCATGTATGTTCACATTGCGGCTATACAACCGATAGGGATGTTGCAGCTGCACAAGTAGTCGCGATACGCGGACTTGCAGCCGTGGGGCACACGCTTGGTGAGGGTAAATTCGTTGGAATCCCCGAGACCCAAGAATCTGCGTGCCTTTAG
- a CDS encoding 50S ribosomal protein L11 methyltransferase: MPWIELSLDTTHEAIDWVRTLLAETLEIGDINIVEYTGLNQPHPVEQHPQWTFTIYLYLPLDAQSRTRVEKIVNLLSPLHRTGLTTTIQTTVVEDKPTDANGLNSRIHRIGKRFVVLTPDASYQSQTADEVTLRLKTTLCFGSGLHPATILSLQLLEQYIIPTMNVLDLGSGSGILSVAMAKLGANVLALDNDRIAVVATQDAVRCNGVEQQVRVMKGSLGSGSEMGHWMGGDIIDNVPSIKDTKTFDLIVANILARMHIALADDFQRALRQTDAHGGLLITAGFTADHEENVDKALTKAGFEIVDCKRLDEWVAFAHRLVL, encoded by the coding sequence ATGCCGTGGATAGAGTTAAGCCTCGATACAACACACGAGGCTATTGATTGGGTTCGTACGCTGCTTGCAGAGACTCTCGAAATTGGTGACATTAATATCGTAGAATATACGGGACTGAACCAACCCCATCCAGTTGAGCAGCACCCTCAATGGACATTCACGATTTACTTATATCTACCACTAGATGCCCAGTCGAGAACACGTGTAGAAAAAATCGTTAATTTGCTCTCGCCTTTGCACCGTACTGGACTAACGACTACGATACAGACGACTGTGGTTGAAGACAAACCCACAGACGCAAACGGACTCAACTCTAGAATTCATCGGATAGGGAAACGCTTCGTTGTACTTACTCCTGATGCATCTTATCAATCCCAAACAGCAGACGAAGTCACTTTGAGACTGAAGACAACCCTCTGTTTTGGCAGCGGTTTACATCCAGCAACTATTCTCAGCCTTCAACTGCTTGAGCAGTACATCATCCCCACCATGAATGTCTTAGACTTGGGTTCAGGTTCAGGTATTCTGAGTGTGGCAATGGCGAAGCTTGGGGCAAATGTCTTAGCATTAGACAACGATCGCATTGCGGTAGTTGCCACTCAAGACGCTGTACGTTGTAACGGGGTAGAACAGCAGGTAAGAGTGATGAAAGGAAGCTTGGGATCTGGAAGTGAGATGGGGCATTGGATGGGTGGAGACATTATCGACAATGTGCCAAGCATCAAAGATACAAAAACTTTTGACCTGATTGTCGCCAATATTCTAGCACGGATGCATATTGCTCTTGCTGATGACTTCCAGCGTGCGCTGCGTCAAACTGATGCACACGGGGGACTTCTGATTACAGCTGGTTTTACTGCTGATCATGAGGAGAATGTTGACAAAGCTTTAACAAAAGCAGGATTTGAGATCGTTGATTGTAAACGATTAGACGAGTGGGTTGCATTTGCTCATCGCCTTGTTTTGTAA